The region GCGCTGCTGATTGGCGCTCGCGCCGAGCGCGAGGCAGTTGTGGTGCGCGAGATCGGCCAGGGTGTGCGGCGATCCGCGCCGGCTCAGATACGACGGCGAAGCCACGCATACGCGGCGGTTCTCACCGAGCTTGAGCGACACCAGCGACGAATCCGGCAGCTCGCCTAGGCGCACGGCGCAGTCGAACCCCTCGTTGACGAGATCGACCAGCCGGTCGGACAGGTCGAGCGTAATCGATACATCCGGATGCGCGACGGTGAAAGCGGGCACCAGCGGCGCAACGTGCCGGCGCCCAAACCCGGCTGGCGCCGACAGCCGCAAATGGCCGCTCGCCTTCACGCCCCCCGCCGACACGCTGGCCTCGGCGTTCTGCATATCGTGGATGACGCGCTGGCAATCCTCGAGAAACGCCGAGCCTTCGAAGGTCAGCGTGATCTTGCGCGTGGTGCGCACCAGCAATTTGACGCCCAGTCGCTCTTCGAGCGCATCGATGCGGCGGCCGATGATGGCGGGCGCGACACCTTCGGCAAGCGCCGCGGCAGACAGGCTGCCCCTGGCCGCGACGGTAACGAATGTCTCGATCTGCTTGAAACGGTCCATGGTTGCGGAGCTGCAGCACCCCGACGGAAGTCCGCTCGGGGCGCTGCGCGGAGATAGTGGTCGGTGCGCGTCAGATTAGGTGCATGAAAGTAAAAGATCAAGTGATCTTTAGCCTCTTTTTTAGCATAGAGCATCACTAATACAATTCGTCCTGACCTCTGATAGGAGCGCACGGCAATGTCGGCCACAACGACACCCTTCCCTAAAGCAGTGATTTTCGACGCGTACGGCACGCTTTTCGACGTGCATTCGGTGATTGCTGCCGCGGAGCAGATGTTCCCGGGCCACGGCAATGCGCTCTCGCAGTTGTGGCGCCAAAAACAGATCGAATACACGCAGTTGCGCACGCTCGCCGATCCGGCCGGCGAACCCGGCGCGCATTACCGGCCGTTCTGGGACATTACGCTCGACGCGTTGCGCTTTGCCGCCAAGAAGCTGCATCTCACGCTCGGCCGCGCGGCAGAGAAGCGCTTGATGGACGAATATGCGTGCCTGTCCGCTTTTCCCGATGCCGTGCCCGCGCTGCGCCAGTTGCGCGACGCGCCGTCGGCGTCGTCCAGGTCCGCACCTGCGCCCGCAAGCAGCAAAGCTGGGGCAGCGTCACGGCCCGGTCTTGCCATCCTCTCGAACGGCAATCCGCAAATGCTCGACATCGCCGTGAAGAGCGCCGGCATGACGGGCCTGTTCGACCATGTTCTATCCGTCGACGCAGTGCGCGCCTACAAACCCTCGCCCGCGGCCTATTCGCTCGGCACACAAGCGTTCGACGCGCACCCGCGCGAGATCGTCTTCGTGTCGTCGAACGGCTGGGACGTGGCAGGCGCGAGCTGGTTCGGCTTCACGACTTTCTGGCTTAACCGGCAAAACGCACCAGCCGAAGAGCTGGGCGTCACGCCGCATGGCACGGGCGGAGGCATGAACGATCTGCTCGCTTTTCTGAAGTCCCTCGCGTCGCCCGGCCGCAATAGCGGCACGGGCAGCACGGGTAATCCAGGTGGCAGCCGCACGCGCCACAGCCCTGGCGCATGACAGCCACCACCTGGATCCCACGACGCAATTCAATCGCATCTCAACATTTGCACCTTTGCAATCTGACCGACCAAGGAGAAACCATGGCGAATCCGCTGTCATCGCAATCATCGCTGCAGCTGCCGCAGGGCATGGAAATCACGGCTGAGATCAAGCCGGGCTATGAAGCGATCCTCACCCGCGAAGCGCTCGAACTCGTCGCCGCGCTGCATCGCACGTTCGAACCGCGCCGTCAGCAGCTGTTGCAGGCGCGTGCCGAGCGCACCAAACGGCTCGACGCCGGCGAGCGGCCCGACTTCCTCGCCGAAACGAAAAGCGTGCGCGAAGGCGACTGGAAGATCGCGCCGCTGCCGCAAGATCTGCAATGCCGCCGCGTGGAAATTACCGGACCGGTCGAGCGCAAGATGATCATCAACGCGCTGAATTCGGGCGCGGATTCGTACATGACCGACTTCGAAGATTCGAATGCGCCGAGCTGGGATAACCAGATTACCGGCCACATCAATCTGAAGGACGCGGTGCGCCGCACGATTTCGCTCGAACAGAACGGCAAGTCGTACCAGCTGAACGACAAGATCGCCACACTGATCGTGCGTCCGCGCGGCTGGCATCTGGACGAAAAGCATGTGACGGTGGACGGCAAGCGCGTCTCTGGTGGCATCTTCGATTTCGCGCTCTTCATGGTTCACAACGCGAAGGAACAGATCGCACGCGGCACGGCGCCCTACTTCTATTTGCCGAAGATGGAGAGCCACCTGGAAGCGCGCCTGTGGAACGACATTTTCCTCGCCGCCCAGGAAGCCGTCGGCGTGCCGCGCGGCACGATTCGCGCGACCGTGCTGATCGAAACGATCGTCGCCGCATTCGAAATGGACGAGATCCTGTACGAGTTGCGCGAACACAGCTCGGGTCTGAACGCCGGCCGTTGGGACTACATCTTCTCGGCGATCAAGAAGTTCAAGAGCGACAAGGACTTCTGTCTCGCCGACCGCTCGCAGATCACGATGACCTCGCCGTTCATGCGTGCGTACGCGCTGCTGCTGCTGAAGACCTGCCATCGCCGCAACGCACCGGCAATCGGCGGTATGAGCGCGCTGATCCCGATCAAGAACGATCCGGCGGCGAACGACAAGGCAATGGGCGGTGTGCGCTTGGACAAGGCACGCGATGCCGGCGACGGTTACGACGGCGGCTGGGTCGCGCATCCGGGCCTCGTGCCGATCGCGATGGAAGAATTCGTCAAGGTGCTCGGCGACAAGCCGAATCAGATCGGCAAGCAACGCGCCGACGTGCTCGTCACCGCCTCCGACCTGATGGACTTCCGCCCGGAAGCGCCGATCACCGAAGGCGGTCTGCGCAACAACATCAACGTCGGCATTCACTATCTGGGTTCGTGGCTCGCGGGCAATGGCTGCGTGCCGATTCACAACCTGATGGAAGACGCCGCCACCGCGGAAATCTCGCGCTCGCAAGTGTGGCAATGGATTCGCTCGCCGAAGGGCAAGCTCGAAGACGGCCGCAAGGTCACGGCCGAGATGGTGCGCGAGTTGTCGGCGCAAGAACTCGACAAGGTGAAGCAGGCCGTTGGCGGCGATACGAAGCCGTACGACCGCGCTGCACAAATCTTCGAAGCAATGTCGACGTCGGAGCAGTTCACCGACTTCCTGACGCTGCCGTTGTACGAGGAAATCTGAGGCATCTGAGCCGCCTCGGGCATCAGCAATAACGACGTCGTACCAGGCCCGCTTTCACCAGCCACGCAAGATGAAAGAGCGGCCCGGGTCGCAAGGCTGACCGACCGGACGGCCCGACAGGCGCATGCCTGCCGGGCCGTTTTTTTGCTCTCGCGATGAGCTCGTTATGTGGTGGTTACGCTTCCTTTATGTTCCGCCAGGTGCTCGTGGTGCGCTCGCCCTGGGCTAGCCATGCCGCCCCTCAGCGCGTGCTGCGATACTCGACCCAATCGCCTGACCTGATTTCCGGGTGGCCCTTCACCGCATTGGGCGCGACCGGATAGAAGCGGCAGTTCACGACGTTACCGTCTACTTTCACCATCACTTCTCGCGCGAGGAAGCGATCTTCGACACCGGGATATACCGCTTCGATCTCGTCGAGCACCGCAACCAGTCCATCGTCGATTTCGTAGACGTCGCCCGTGACGTCCACGCCCGCTTCGTCGACCACCAGGCCCGGATACAAGCCGAAGTCGAATAGATGGCCTCGCACCGTGGCCGTACCGAGCAGATTCGGCGCGGCGACGTCGTTGCGCACCGCAGCATCTCTGAGGTCGTTCACTTCACCGGCACGCAATGTGCCGTATACAAAAACGGTCTGCATCGTCGTTTGCTCTCCTTGATGATGGGTTCGGCTTGCCTCGGCTGTTGTCGGGGTTCATTTCAGCGACGCGCTCGCCACCAGCACGCCGTCGATATCCGCGTAGATCCATTCGCCCGGACGCACCAGCGCACCCGGCAATTGCACCGGCACGTCGCGCTCGCCCGTGCCGCGCTTCTGGCCACGCCGTGGGCAGGTCGCCAACGCCGCCACGCCAACATCGACTTCATTGAGTTCAAGCGTATCGCGCACGCAGCCGTTCAGCACGATGCCCGCCCAGCCGTTCTGCTCGGCGATTTGCGCGAGGTTGCCGCCTACCAGCGCGCAACGCAGACTGCCACCGCCATCGACCACCAGCACCCGGCCCGCGCCCTTCTCCTCCAGCGTGGCGCGCACGAGTGCGTTGTCTTCGAACACCTTTAGCGTGACCACCTCGCCGCTGAAAGACTCGGCGCGGCTGAAGAGATGAAACACCGGCTCTAGCACACGCAGCGTGCCCGACGCCAGTTGGTCCTCGTGTGCATCGCACAAGTCAGCGGTTGCAAAGCTCATGGGGTTCTCCTCGGGATCCGTGCAATCGGGACATTATGCAACGTTGACTCCGACGTAACACCTACAATGAGAGGCCCGCAGTGGTTTTAGGTCCGCACCTTTGGGTCGCGCTTCCCTGATCCACGCCCGAAGACGCGGGGCTTAGGCGCCCCGTGCTCATGGGTTGCATGTTTACAGGCTTCGCGTCTCTTCGAGTTCCATCCTTTGGATCGATCTTCAACATGAATTCGTCCGCTGACTCAGTCCAGCCGAGCCAGGTTCACTTCGCTGACATCCCTCCCGAATTCCAGCCGACCCCAACGCACCCCATCCGCGTGCGCTCGCGGCCGATACCGTCGGGTTGGCGTATCGCGCGACACACGCACGCGTGGGCACAGGTGGCCTATGCGTCGCGCGGTGTGCTGCGGGTCGCGACGACCGGCACGACATGGATGGTGCCGCCATCCCGTGCGATCTGGGTGCCGCCGCATGTGACACACGAAGTGGTCGCGGTCGAAGACGCGTTTTTGCGCACGCTCTACATTACCGAAAGCACCGTCCCGGCCGGACTGGATACGCCGCGCGTGGTCGAAGTATCGGACCTGCTGCGCGAAGTCATCGCCGCGCTCGATACGCCCGGCATTTCAGCCACACGCGAACAACTGTTAGGCGCGCTCGCGCTCGACGAGCTGACGCGCTCGGAGCCACTGCCGCTGTCCGTGCCGATGCCCAACGAGAAGCGCTTGCGCGCGTTGTGCGAGGCAGTGATCGCGGACCCGACGCACGGCGACTCGCTCGAACAATGGGCATCGAGTGTCGGTGCGAGTACGCGCACGATTGCGCGGCTGTTTCGTCAGGAGTTGGGCGTGAGCTTTTCGCAATGGCGTCAGCAGGCCATTCTTGCGCGCGCCATTCCGCTATTGAGCCAGGGGCGGCCGCTTTCGCATGTCGCGCAAGAACTGGGATATCAGAGCCAGAGTGCGTTCTCGGCGATGTTCCGGCGGGCCTTCGGCAAAAGTCCGCGTGCGTTTATTGAGCGAGGCGCTGAACATCGCGTGGAGAGCGGGGATCGTGATGATACAGAGGCGGACGAAGAGACCGCCCAAAAGTGACGGCGTAACGCGTAACCACTAGCCACTAGCCACTAGCCACTAGCCACCAGCCATTAGCCATTAGCCACGAGCCACAGAGTGTCAGACGCGCCGCGCCAGATGACGGATCGCCCCGAGTTGCGCCAGACGCGGCCCGGTCGGCTTGTACCCCTTGCGCTGATACAGCCGCGCGGCAGGATTGTCGACGAACACGCGCAACTGCAACTCGCGCAGTCCGCGCTCGCGCGCCCACTGATGCGACATGTCGAGCAGATACGTGCCGGCGCCGAGCCGCCGATGCCCTTCGGCGATCTGCACGTCGCGGATATGCAGCGAATCGCCTTCTTGCGTGATGCGCAGCACGCCGATCGGCTCGCCGTCCACTTCGAGAATGAAATTTTCCGACTCGCGCCAGCTACCGAGAAAGAGATCGCCACGCCAGACCAGATGGTGCCGGTGATAGTAGCCCCCCATGTTATTGCGAGTCAGCGCCTCGGCGAACTCGAAATCGTCCATGCTGGCGCGGCGCAGATGAAACGGTGACGGAGCTTCGGTTGGATCGAACATGGTGGAACGACGAAGGTGGGTCGGGTCAACGGTAAAACAGGCTACGCGCGCTGGCAATGGCTGTTTGTCCCGAGCATACCCGGACGATACCCAGGCAGACCGGCTGCGGAAATAAAAAAAGCCCACTTCTTTCGAAGTGGGCTTCTTAAAATCTGGCGGAGCGGACGGGACTCGAACCCGCGACCCCCGGCGTGACAGGCCGGTATTCTAACCAACTGAACTACCGCTCCAGATTTTTGCACCGTGGCTTGTGAGCCTGGCTCACTTACCAACTGCATCGCTCATACTGCTCACTGATTCTGCTCAATGAGCGACGCCGATGTCCTGGCGTCCCCTAGGGGATTCGAACCCCTGTACTCACCGTGAAAGGGTGATGTCCTAGGCCTCTAGACGAAGGGGACAACGTACTGCTTACACCTTTAATGAAAAAGCCCGTTCAGGTTTGTATGAACGGGCTTTGTCTGGCGGAGTGGACGGGACTCGAACCCGCGACCCCCGGCGTGACAGGCCGGTATTCTAACCGACTGAACTACCACTCCAGTCTTTACACCCTAGCTTGCGAGCGTCGGTTATTTCTCTGCAAGCTGCGCTGCTTTACTCATTCTTATCGAATACTAAAGCGACGCTGATGTTTGGCGTCCCCTAGGGGATTCGAACCCCTGTACTCACCGTGAAAGGGTGATGTCCTAGGCCTCTAGACGAAGGGGACATAATCTTTTCAGATCTGTCTTTATCTTGCTGCTAACTTTCGCTAATTTCGCTTCGTCAGCAGCAAAGACCGATATTCTAACTACGTTACAGCCGTTTGTGAAGTCTTTTTTGCTACAAGCTCCAGACTTCGGAACCACTTCACTCTGCTCTGCTCTGATGGTGGAGGTAAGCGGGATCGAACCGCTGACCTCTTGCATGCCATGCAAGCGCTCTCCCAGCTGAGCTATACCCCCCTTGCAGAACAGAAACGAGATTTTAGAGGCCAATTTGCGCTTTGTAAATACCCTTTGAGCAATTGCATGCGACTTTTTTCGCAAGCCGCATGCAAACCCTCTCAAGGTGAGCGCGAACGCACTTAGGCCAACGCTTTTTCGATACGGCTGACGACGACGTCGCGCCCGAACAGCATCAGCACGCTGTCGATCGACGGCGTGTGCGTGGTGCCCGCCACCAGCAGACGAACCGGCATGGCCAGTTGCGGCATCTTCAGCTTATGCGCGCCGAGCGTTGCCTTCAATGCCGCGGCGATTGCTTCCTTGGTCCACTCCGCCGTCTTGAGCGTGGCAGCCAGATCGGCAAGCGCCGGCCGCACGACGTCCGTGACGTGCTGCGCGAGCGCCTCGGCAGCAGGCGCCGGCACGCGATAGAACATCGCGGCGTTTTCGGCGATTTCCTTCACCGTCGACGCGCGGTCCTTCAGCAAGCCCACCACCGCCGTCAGATCGGCGCCTTGCGCGATGGCGGCTTCGTCGATACCCAACTCGGCGAAGAACGGCTTGGCGAGTTCCGCGAGGCGCGCGTTGTCCGCTTCCTTGATGTAGTGAGCGTTAAGCCAGTTCAGCTTGTCGTGGTCGTACTGAGCCGGCGATTTGCCCAGATGCTCCAGATCGAACCATTCGACAAACTGCTCACGCGTGAAGATTTCCGCGTCGCCATGCGACCAGCCCAGCCGCGCCAGATAGTTGACCACCGCTTCCGGCAGATAGCCGGCGTCGCGATAACCCATTACGCTCATCGCGCCATGACGCTTGCTCATCTTCTCGCCCTGCTCGTTCAGCACGGTCGGCAAGTGTGCATAGACCGGCGGCTCACCGCCGAGCGCACGCAGAATGTTGATCTGGCGCGGCGTGTTGTTCACATGATCGTCGCCGCGAATCACGTGGGTGATGCGCATGTCCAGATCGTCGACCACCACGCAGAAGTTGTAGGTCGGCGTGCCGTCCGGACGCGCGATCACGAGGTCGTCGAGTTCTTCGTTCGAGATTTCGATGCGGCCCTTCACGGCGTCGTCCCATGCGACTACACCGGTGAGCGGATTGCGGAAGCGCAGCACGGGCTGCACGCCCGCCGGCGGCTCCGGCAGGACCTTGCCGGGTTCCGGGCGCCACGTGCCGTCATAGCGCGGCTTTTCGCCGGCCTCGCGCTGACGCTCGCGCAGCGCGTCCAGCTCTTCCGTCGACATGTAGCACGGGTACACGAGCCCCGCGTCCTGCATCTGCCTGAGCACTTCGCGGTAACGGTCCATGCGCTGCATCTGGTAGAACGGGCCTTCGTCGACATCGAGGCCAAGCCACGCCATGCCTTCGAGAATGGCATCGACGGATTCGGAGGTGGAGCGCTCCACGTCGGTGTCCTCGATCCGCAGCACGAAGGTCCCTTTCATCTTGCGCGCGAACGCCCACGGATAAAGCGCGGAGCGAATGTTGCCGAGGTGGATGAAGCCGGTGGGACTCGGTGCGAAACGGGTACGAACGGAGGTGGTCATTAGCGGTTACTCGGAAGACAGGCGCCGGCGCCGTGGCGGACATCGCCAGTGAAGCGCGGCAGCGGACCGCGCCCGTGCAGCAGAAAACGCCTTACACGGGCACGAGGGAAATAAATGCAAGAGCCGAATTATACCTTCCGAACCCGCGTTGCCTGCCCTCGTCCGAATGGCCGGGGACCAGCACACAGGACGCGCAGGAAGCGTGCTTCAGGACGCCCGAAGGTTTCCTCTGCAACGTTTCATTACCGGGCCGACGCGCGCCCGGAGCTTTGATTTATGATGTGCGCGCGCTGCGGGTAGAGATAGAACCACAGCGTATGGAATCGCCGCCGGCGGTCCTGTCCGTTTGACTATCCGCCTGATCGCGGTACAGGTTGCGCCGACTACGCCGCCGGTGCCGCTGCTGGAGAACTCGTTGAAACCGTCATCCCCTCGCCTCGCCCGTCGCAACTTCTCATTGGCGGCCGCCTCCGCAGTGCTGGCCGCCTGCACCACGACCGGCGGCAGCAAGACCGATAGCGCGGCGGCTACCGCTACGCCCACCGCCGACACGCCACCGCTCGACAAACCGCAGCGGCCGGTCCGCGTCGGGCTCGCGCTAGGCGGCGGCGCAGCACGCGGCTTCGCGCACATCGGCGTGATCAAGGCACTGGAGGCGCGCAATATTCAGGTCGACCTCGTGGCCGGCACCAGTGCAGGTTCGGTAGTCGGTGCGCTGTACGCCTCGGGGATGAACGGCTTTGCGCTGAACAAGCTCGCGCTGACCATGGACGAAGCGTCGATCAGCGACTGGGCCATGCCGTTTCGCACGCGCGGCTTTCTACAAGGCGTCGCGCTGCAGAACTACCTGAATACGACCCTCAACAACCGTCCGATCGAGAAGATGGTCAAGCCGCTCGGCGTAGTCGCCACCGATCTGAAAACCGGCCAGCCGATCCTGTTCCAGCGCGGCAACACCGGCATTGCGGTGCGCGCATCGTGCAGCGTGCCGTCGATTTTCGAGCCAGTGAAGATCGGCGGCCACGAATATGTGGACGGCGGTCTGGTGAGCCCGGTGCCCGCCTCGTTTGCGCGCAAGATGGGCGCGGATTTCGTGATCGCCGTGGACATCTCGCAGCGCCCGGAAAGCGGCCTTACAGCCAGCTCATTCGACGTGCTGATGCAGACTTTCACGATCATGGGCCAGACGATCAAAGCCTATGAACTCGACAAATACGCCGACATCGTGATCCGGCCGAATCTGGCCGCCATGAGCGGCAGCGATTTCTCGCAGCGCAACGCAGCGATCCTGGCTGGAGAGGAAGCGGTGGCGAAGATGATGCCGGAGTTGCAACGCAAGTTAACCGCAAGCCGCGCTGCGGTTTAACCCGCCGGGGTAACGCCGGTTACACCGGCCGGCGCGCTCCGGCTGCCGTCACCCATGCGGCACAGGCACCGGCTGGGATAGGGGCACGGAAGATTCGCCGACATATCGGCAAGCACCCAAACGCAAAAAGCCTGCTTCGTTCGAAGCAGGCTTT is a window of Paraburkholderia phytofirmans OLGA172 DNA encoding:
- a CDS encoding LysR family transcriptional regulator gives rise to the protein MDRFKQIETFVTVAARGSLSAAALAEGVAPAIIGRRIDALEERLGVKLLVRTTRKITLTFEGSAFLEDCQRVIHDMQNAEASVSAGGVKASGHLRLSAPAGFGRRHVAPLVPAFTVAHPDVSITLDLSDRLVDLVNEGFDCAVRLGELPDSSLVSLKLGENRRVCVASPSYLSRRGSPHTLADLAHHNCLALGASANQQRGWMFQQGDKVVSIKVSGTMECSDGAVLHEWCLEGYGLAWRSWWEVGTDIAAGRLVSVLDEFAAPPIGIHAVFPQRRHLPLRVRLFLDFLKHTYGHPDYWN
- a CDS encoding (S)-2-haloacid dehalogenase — its product is MSATTTPFPKAVIFDAYGTLFDVHSVIAAAEQMFPGHGNALSQLWRQKQIEYTQLRTLADPAGEPGAHYRPFWDITLDALRFAAKKLHLTLGRAAEKRLMDEYACLSAFPDAVPALRQLRDAPSASSRSAPAPASSKAGAASRPGLAILSNGNPQMLDIAVKSAGMTGLFDHVLSVDAVRAYKPSPAAYSLGTQAFDAHPREIVFVSSNGWDVAGASWFGFTTFWLNRQNAPAEELGVTPHGTGGGMNDLLAFLKSLASPGRNSGTGSTGNPGGSRTRHSPGA
- the aceB gene encoding malate synthase A; this encodes MANPLSSQSSLQLPQGMEITAEIKPGYEAILTREALELVAALHRTFEPRRQQLLQARAERTKRLDAGERPDFLAETKSVREGDWKIAPLPQDLQCRRVEITGPVERKMIINALNSGADSYMTDFEDSNAPSWDNQITGHINLKDAVRRTISLEQNGKSYQLNDKIATLIVRPRGWHLDEKHVTVDGKRVSGGIFDFALFMVHNAKEQIARGTAPYFYLPKMESHLEARLWNDIFLAAQEAVGVPRGTIRATVLIETIVAAFEMDEILYELREHSSGLNAGRWDYIFSAIKKFKSDKDFCLADRSQITMTSPFMRAYALLLLKTCHRRNAPAIGGMSALIPIKNDPAANDKAMGGVRLDKARDAGDGYDGGWVAHPGLVPIAMEEFVKVLGDKPNQIGKQRADVLVTASDLMDFRPEAPITEGGLRNNINVGIHYLGSWLAGNGCVPIHNLMEDAATAEISRSQVWQWIRSPKGKLEDGRKVTAEMVRELSAQELDKVKQAVGGDTKPYDRAAQIFEAMSTSEQFTDFLTLPLYEEI
- a CDS encoding gamma-glutamylcyclotransferase family protein, which gives rise to MQTVFVYGTLRAGEVNDLRDAAVRNDVAAPNLLGTATVRGHLFDFGLYPGLVVDEAGVDVTGDVYEIDDGLVAVLDEIEAVYPGVEDRFLAREVMVKVDGNVVNCRFYPVAPNAVKGHPEIRSGDWVEYRSTR
- the rraA gene encoding ribonuclease E activity regulator RraA encodes the protein MSFATADLCDAHEDQLASGTLRVLEPVFHLFSRAESFSGEVVTLKVFEDNALVRATLEEKGAGRVLVVDGGGSLRCALVGGNLAQIAEQNGWAGIVLNGCVRDTLELNEVDVGVAALATCPRRGQKRGTGERDVPVQLPGALVRPGEWIYADIDGVLVASASLK
- a CDS encoding AraC family transcriptional regulator, with the translated sequence MNSSADSVQPSQVHFADIPPEFQPTPTHPIRVRSRPIPSGWRIARHTHAWAQVAYASRGVLRVATTGTTWMVPPSRAIWVPPHVTHEVVAVEDAFLRTLYITESTVPAGLDTPRVVEVSDLLREVIAALDTPGISATREQLLGALALDELTRSEPLPLSVPMPNEKRLRALCEAVIADPTHGDSLEQWASSVGASTRTIARLFRQELGVSFSQWRQQAILARAIPLLSQGRPLSHVAQELGYQSQSAFSAMFRRAFGKSPRAFIERGAEHRVESGDRDDTEADEETAQK
- a CDS encoding GNAT family N-acetyltransferase, whose translation is MFDPTEAPSPFHLRRASMDDFEFAEALTRNNMGGYYHRHHLVWRGDLFLGSWRESENFILEVDGEPIGVLRITQEGDSLHIRDVQIAEGHRRLGAGTYLLDMSHQWARERGLRELQLRVFVDNPAARLYQRKGYKPTGPRLAQLGAIRHLARRV
- the gltX gene encoding glutamate--tRNA ligase encodes the protein MTTSVRTRFAPSPTGFIHLGNIRSALYPWAFARKMKGTFVLRIEDTDVERSTSESVDAILEGMAWLGLDVDEGPFYQMQRMDRYREVLRQMQDAGLVYPCYMSTEELDALRERQREAGEKPRYDGTWRPEPGKVLPEPPAGVQPVLRFRNPLTGVVAWDDAVKGRIEISNEELDDLVIARPDGTPTYNFCVVVDDLDMRITHVIRGDDHVNNTPRQINILRALGGEPPVYAHLPTVLNEQGEKMSKRHGAMSVMGYRDAGYLPEAVVNYLARLGWSHGDAEIFTREQFVEWFDLEHLGKSPAQYDHDKLNWLNAHYIKEADNARLAELAKPFFAELGIDEAAIAQGADLTAVVGLLKDRASTVKEIAENAAMFYRVPAPAAEALAQHVTDVVRPALADLAATLKTAEWTKEAIAAALKATLGAHKLKMPQLAMPVRLLVAGTTHTPSIDSVLMLFGRDVVVSRIEKALA
- a CDS encoding patatin-like phospholipase family protein; the encoded protein is MKPSSPRLARRNFSLAAASAVLAACTTTGGSKTDSAAATATPTADTPPLDKPQRPVRVGLALGGGAARGFAHIGVIKALEARNIQVDLVAGTSAGSVVGALYASGMNGFALNKLALTMDEASISDWAMPFRTRGFLQGVALQNYLNTTLNNRPIEKMVKPLGVVATDLKTGQPILFQRGNTGIAVRASCSVPSIFEPVKIGGHEYVDGGLVSPVPASFARKMGADFVIAVDISQRPESGLTASSFDVLMQTFTIMGQTIKAYELDKYADIVIRPNLAAMSGSDFSQRNAAILAGEEAVAKMMPELQRKLTASRAAV